The nucleotide window ATTGAACCTTAAACATCTTATGAATGGGCCTAACAAAGCACAAGATGCACAATAATTTTTTCtgagcattttattttttaaatttttctaagttttattggcatataattcgcaTACCATACAATCCAATAGCTCAGTCAGAAGTCATTACGTCTTAAAATTAtgctaaaaatttttttaaacgggGGGGGGAGAAACTTTGTTATTGTAGAGATCTCTTCATTCACTCCGCCTAGAGATCATTTCACCCACTGCTCTGTTTGGCAGCCAGTCTCTTGTCTCTCTCTTCAGCAATGGTGAGGCGGATACCTTTTCCTCGGGGAAGAGAAATCCACGGTTTGTTGCCTTTTCCAATAACGAAAATGTTGGAAAGCCGGGTGGCAAAGCTATTGCCATTGGCATCTTTCACATGAACGACATCGAAAGAGCCAGGGTGTTTCTCTCTATTAGTGATCACGCCAATTCTTCCCAGGTTAGCACCTCCGGTCACCATGCACATGTTGCCTGTGTCGAACTTGATGAAATCAGTAATCTTTCCGGTCTCCAAATCAATCTGAACGGTGTCATTCACCTTGATGAGAGGATCAGGATAGCGGATGGTGCGAGCATCGTGAGTCACCAGGTGAGGGATTCCTTTTGTGCCCACAAAGATCTTCCTTACTTTGCACAACTTGTACTTCGCCTCCTCAGGTGTAATACGATGAACAGCAAAGCGACCCTTGGTGTCATAGATCAGACGGAAATTCTCTCCGGTCTTGTCAATGGCGATGACATCCATAAAACCAGCAGGGTAGGTTATATCAGTTCGgactttgccatcaattttaatGAAGCGTTGCATGCAAATTTTTTTAACTTCATCTCCAGTCAGAGCATACTTAAGTCTATTTCTTAAGAAAATGATCAgtgggagacattctctcagCTTGTGGGGACCAGTGGATGGACGAGGAGCAAACACACCGGTGAGTTTGTCCAGCATCCAATGCTTTGGAGCAGCTACACGCTTCAGGTGCTTTTTGGGACCACGAGCCATGGCAGCACTGAGTACAGAAAGAACAAGAATTAATTTTTTATACCTTCTAAAGACTTTACTGTTTTTAATGGTGAAAATGCTTTGCTAAATGTAAACATATAAAACACAGGGTACTCAAAGATGTAAATAATTATCTATCTTTATTTAAAGCCCTTATAAGTAAGGCCTGAGGCAAATACATCCCATATCTCAGTAATCTGGGGTTGCTTTCCAACAATTGTTCACCGCTGTGCAATCATCCCTGACTTCTGGTGACCCCCGTACCACCCAGCAACACTGTCCCCAGTCCTCCGCTGCTCCAAGAGTGGGCAGAGATCACTGTTAGAGACACAGGGTTTTCACTGAATTTTAGAACTGCATTGGCAGTTTGTTCTCTCCACTCTATCTTAGTCAGAAATTCCAACTAGTTCAGCATTGTAACAATACACAagcctccaaagaaaggtgagcagcAAGTGCTTGCATGAGGCGCCTTGACAGGATGGGAATTAAACTCAGGTCCTTCACCCAAAATGGGGATGTTTCATTGTTTTAATTATCCCCATGTGTCCACTTTTTAAAGGCTTAGGAATAGCACACcaatttatttttcatactcAAAGATCAATTCCAATGCTGAAGCTGCTACATTTCACAGGCATTAGATACACCTGAGTGATTCTTTGGCAGAATTTGATGCTGTCATTGTTTTACATGACAATCACCCTAAAGGGTAAGATATACCAACAAAAGAAAGTTTTCTCTGTAGAGAACAGGCATTTACTTCAATCAAAAGACCTTGAATGCCACCTTCTCCAAACCCCTACTTCCCTTAAAAATAGCTAGCTAGCTTTGAAGAGGGCTCAAGTTTTTATATGGATTTGGATCTTTTGCTGCAAGTACTAATTTTGACCTTGAAATTTTAATCACCTTTAAGTTGAAGCTcacaaacctttattaaacatccTGGTTTCAGCTTGAGAGGTGACCCCCACAgtttttctattttctctttggaagcagaaccctggtggtgtagtggttgctctTGGGGTTTTAACTCCTAACGACTCTACCTGTACAATAGAACAAGCCACCTCCCAGGTTTGCATCATCCTTGCACTCATTcctgtttgagtcccttgttaCTGCCACTCTGTTAATCCCCATCAGTCTTCCTCTTATTTAATATGCCTAAAAATCTAGTGTTATGTGTAATGAATGTCATACCAGTGGTACGAGCCTCTAAcatgcatgatgtccctctctagggaatggtctctcctgaccatggCCAACGTATGAGACAAATGTCAACCTCACTcctgagtatttttttaaataatcattttattaggggctcatataactcttatcacaatccatacatacatcaattgtgtaaaacacatttgtacattcattgtcatcaTTCTCCAAAGCCCCTAGCTTcaactcctcactttcccctccctccccaaagagtattctggttgtacttccatttgttcattcttctaccAGTCcaaggtatattcaatattcttcacatcaTTACATCATTTGAattcattaatttttctttgtctttattcAAATTGACcaaatctaattttaaaatatagtacTTGTCCATAGCACATTCCAAGAGACACAAAGTCTTACGGTGAACACTCAGTAGCCCTCTTATTGTTTACTAGGAATTTTGTTACTGTGTCCCCCTCAATCAGTGGTTGGGAGGACTGAAATAGCCTTAACGCGCAGGACGTGATAAAACCCCTTTCGAGAGCCTCAAGAACCACCTGGGCTGGGAGTCCCTGGGTGCAGCCCTCCCCCGGGACGGGTTTTCGGCGTTAATGAGTGATTGCAAGCACAAAATCCCGGCTTCTGAGGCACATCCCACCACGCCAAGCGAGGGCGGCGGCGGCCCTGAAATGGAGTCACCGCCCTCACTGTGGCAGCGCTGGCCGCCATCTTAGGCTTTCGCCGGGCTCCCCCGTCAAGCAAAGAAACCTGGAAACCCTGCGGCAGTCATCTTACGTGAACCAAACGAATCACTGCGCAGCTTCTCGAGTGTTCCACACAACCTTAAAAGCAGCAGTTAGCTTAAACGGCACCCCGTCCCAAACTTAGGCCTGGTCGGCTGTGAACTCACGCGGCAGAGTAGTGAACTCACGCGGCTGAGTAGCGTACTCCCTGGAGGCGAGACCGGAACAGGAACGTCGAGGGCGTGGCTTCCGCCTTTATGGGGCGTGGGCTCTGACGTCAGAGGACGCAGGCTGAGAAGACCCAATCGGGACGAGGCTTTGATCTGAGCATGCGTGTAGAGCTGTGCGCGTGCGCTCCGCGGGCGGGCCCTGGGGGCGTGCCTTGGTAAGAGTATGCGCTGTCAGCATTGGCGACCGGAAGCTCGGCGGAGTTCCGGTCCTCCTCGTACCGCTTACACGTGACgagacctgctcattctttgttcACTCAGTGAGGCTGTGGTATAGATGGGGTGAGGAGAAAAAAGCAgacgcacagggtagaactgcccccgtgagtttccgagactgtttactggagtagaaaaccgcgactttctcccacggagcggcagGGGGCTTtgaacagctgcccttgcagttagcagcccaatgcgcacTCACTACACCAGAGCTCACAACACAATACGGTTCTTTAAACTTTAGGCCAGTTTCAAGAGGTCTTTGTTGATTACCCAGATAGCAGAACCTAGTTTTTTTGGTCATTAATAGTCAAGCAAATATAAAATTTTACCTGATTGTTGGGTAACTAGCTTAGGGACAGGGAGATTGTCCCTCCCATTGCCTGCAAAGGCCCACAtgaaggaggttggaaagaaaccaggcaaccattgaaCACCTAgggagaccccaaactgagcatgcttggGCATAAGGCTCCTAGgcccaggcaaaaccaatgtcttgGACACACCCACCTTAGGTGCATCACAACTAACTCAGcagtggggtcaaccaataccattaaccatgcctccccagccgAGGTCTCAACtatcctggctgtgggaaggcgTCCTCTCTTATCCTGCTCCTCAGCAGCTGATGGAGGTTGAGGgtttctccctgcccctcccgcCTCAGCAGGCCTACAGGCACCCGCTCTGGGCATATTGGGGGTCCATAGCCTCTTGgagcctctagggttcttggacttctggcctcccaggatcaaccccctccccccattccacacgtgtgggtgctcttttccagtTGTGAACCACAGCGCAGCTTCGAAATCGCACGTACCCTTTTGAGatggtaaaacctgaaacttgttcttaataaaaacccacttggctcATTCCACGTGCTTCCAGGCAAATTCTTTCAGCATGCACAGCAAAGAACCTAGGTATATCCCACTCTACTTAACAATTCCAAGCTATAGCCACACTCTCCTTGTTTGCCTCTAAGcaaggtggtggtggttaggtgtccttgagtgagttccgactcctagcaaccctgttcccaaaataaatgaaacactgcctggccctgctgtGCTattctcataattgttcctaggcctgagcccattgttgcaatcactgtgtcaattcctctTTAGCAGtccctctacttaaccaagcatgatgttcttctccagggtctggtctctcctgaccacatatccaaagtacatgaggagcaacaccctttcctctaaggagctgttcttccaagacaaacctgttcatccttttagcagtccattgtagtttcaatattcttctccagcaccacaattcaaatgcataaattcttctttggtcttccttattcattgtccaactttcacatgcatatgaagtgactgaaaataccacagcttggggcAGGcttcccttagtcctcaaaataacatcattTGCTTTTTAAcgcactaaagaggtcttggtggtagatttacccaatgcaatgtattgcTTGATCTCTTCACTCCTGCTCCTATGAGccgtcattgtggatccaagcaagacaacatttttgacaacttccatcttttctttatttatcatgatgttaccaattaGTCCAGTTAGGAGGATTGTAGTCATCTTtatattgagttctaatccacgCTGAAAGCTGCAattcttgaacttcatcagcaagtatctcaagtctcctcactttcagcaagccaggttgtgtcatctgcatattatgggttgttaataagctttgctCCAGTCCTACTGCTGTAATGCATAGCACCTGCAGTAAACAAATTAACTTGGGCTACAGTGATTACATAAAAGCAGTGACCACATACCAGGCCATTACTATCGTTTCACATTACAACTCTGAGATAACCCACTTATAGCAGGCCCTATAGCACAGGGAAGTCTGCTCCTTATAGTTCCCTAGGTCATACATCTTTATAaactcagactgccacatctttatcCTCAGccactcattttacagatgaggacagtGAAGAAGGACAATTAACATGGCCAAGGTCACAGAAAATGTTGGTGGCAATGCTGAGATGTAAAACCAGGCAGTTTGGGATGGGAGATTCTGGTCTTCACATCTACAAGTTCTCTCTGGTAAGGACATTTTCGGAGTTCCTTGTTTCTTTTTATGTGTCTAGCttcaaaatattataaagaaacagGAACTGAGCGTTAACGTTTTTTGCAACTGTTTGCAACCTGCAGGGGCTTCTAAGAACAGACCCAGcaggaagagaagagaaaaattaGGAGTGAGTTTCAGTACACCTCCAAAGAAATGGACtagagagggtgggtggggagggagggaaacataagaagctgatatcaagggctcaagtaaaaaatgttttgaaatgatggcaacaaattcacaaatgtgcttgacacatgggtgtaggcatggattgtgataagagttgtatgagacccccaaaaaatgatttaaaaagtaagaaaaataaaatggactaGAGGGGATAGGACAAAAAAATTATTCTATTTGCACCATAATAGAAATATGGCTTCCAGCTTTGGGAATGAGAACCAGGGATGATAGGACACAGatactaatttaaaaaatcattttattaggggcttgtaaaattcttatcacaatccatccatccatccatcgtgtcaagcacatttgtacatttgttgtcgtcatcattctcaaaacatttgctttccacctgagcccttcatatcagctactcatttttaccccttcctcccactAATACTGATTTTTAGGTTTTTTTTGCTATGATCATTTTTAATTGTTGTGATTTATTAAGCAATTACCATCTATATGTTTAGAAACTATAATATGTCATTCAACATAATATTTACAAATTTAATGTGTTGtactagtctgggttgactagagaaacaaatccagagacactcatgtgtataaaagaaagctctgaaaaaaaaagctctatatcaaagagtaattgtatattaaaaaaaaaaaccagcccagtccagatcaagtccataagttcgatattagccaatatgtctggtaccagcctataaattcctcttcagactcatgcaacaacacatgcaatgatgccatatgcaggaagatcaaggcctgtgggtaaaaagtcttgtggatccagtggtgctagaAGCATCTTagtactggcatgggtctccacgtggctcctccagctccaaggctctggctggaatccgcacagctccatgtgtcttgtcagcaggaagatgaagcagagggtgtgtgtcctgcctccagagaggaaggtaggaattcccagaatctttaggagaaggccatgcccacacagagacatcaCCGACTAGACTATGACCTGTTTGACAGGttgtgctccaccccttcactcaagtgatAGGAGCCCTAAtgtttttttttgccctaatgctttttgtttgtctttgataATCTGATTTTATTCAATTGTCTTGGTTAGTGGAAAGAGCTCTAGTTTGGAGTCTTTCCAGGTTTCCAAATCAACTTGACAAAGAACGACTTTGATATTTGAGTTTATGCATCTATAAAACAGAGGTACGAACATTTATAATTAAGAGTTCATTAAAAAAGAGTTCATTTATTCACTCAAAATGTTTCCTGGCCACTCACATGTCAGGGATTGTATAATCAGCTGAGGCCCTGAGATAAACCATCTAGACAATGTCTTGCCTTTATGGTATTTACCTTCTGTGTTAGTTTCCtgttacacctagaacaaattgcCATAGgcttagtggcttaaaacaatgCAAATATATTATTTCAGCACCATCTCCGGGTATAAACCTGAAGTTAATTTTGTTGTTACAAAATCAAGACTCAGCAGAGTTGTGTTCATTCTGGAGATTCTAAGAAGAATCCTCTTTCTTGCGTTTTCTAGCTAATACAAGGTGTCTATATTCCTTGCCTGATGATCTTCCATCTTCAAATATAGCAGTGGCCAAATATTTTTCAGAATGCTTCCAGGTCTGCCTTCCTTGAACGTTTAAGGTGACTACATTGGACCCACCCAGATCACTCAGGATTAATCTTTttaaggtcaactgatcaaaaaTTTTATCTTCAACCTTAATTGCCCCTTGCCATGCAACCTAACATTCCCAaggtttatatatttatacaaacCCTAGTGATGCTGTTAGGcacagacacatcatccagatgagggcaACCATTAGTACAGGGTCAAAATGATGTCCCAGGATCCACAATTGGGAAGCTAGACAAATAaggcaagggacaagggaactgtCACAAATTCTTGGTGGTAGCTCAATACATCACAATTACAGGTGGGACTACAAGAGTAGGAACAGAACCATGATTGAGATCTATACATTACTTTAGATAGAAGGGCTAATAAGATTGGCACAGACTGATAGGgaaagactttaactctttcctggagtagatgCAAACCTCACTGCTACCAAGTTGTTTGCGACTCAGAAGGACCCAAATAGGGCagggactgcccctgtggttaaCCAAGgccataactctttacgggagcagaaagttttTCTTgtaccatggagcagctggtgattttatgTTTAAGCagctcaattttatttttacaagtagaaagaacatgtttttaaaacgatgatggcaacatgtacaaatgtgcttgacacaatggatgtatggattttcataagagctgtaagagcccctaacaaaatggttataaataaacaaataccACCCCCAAATAGTATATTCTTAACATTTTGAATAAAGCTTCAAACTTCCACTTAAAATAAGGAACGTTATACAAATGAAaggaactgggggaaaaaaaaggaactgTGTTAgtgcgggttgactagagaaacaacttcttATACactcatgtgtttaagaaagagttttatatcaaagagcaattgtacattaagcaagcatcccgacccagtccaggttaagtcttgaaatccgatattagcccatatgtccctttCCAGCCTATCAATTTCTAGCAGCTCAATTTTTAACACAGTACGTTAGGAGAGCACCTTTACCTAAGTGCAGGGTGCTAGTAGTAATTATCCTTCCCTAATAAAAACAGGCGCCTTGGGCTGCGATCGGTaaggtcggctgttcgaaaccacctgccgctCTGCGAGAGAACGCCCGGGCTTTGTAGTCCAGTAAAAAGTTATAGTTTCGGAAACGcagagccagttctaccctgcctccaGGCGCGCTATGAGTGGCAGCGCGAAGTAGTAGCAGCAGAACAAACAAAAGGACAGCGTGGTGAGTTCCGGGAAGTAATTTTCAATCAGGCACCACGTAGATCGCCCGGTTGTCATGGAGACGACGGGTCCTCGGGCGCGGCGAGTTTTGGGAAGTCATTTTCAATCAGGCACCAAGTAGACCGCCCGGTTGTCATGGAGACGGCGGGTCCTTCTCCTCGGGCGCCGCCATCTTGTGGCGCCAGTTCCGCCCAATGAGCGGCCGCGCGGTGGCAGGAGGCGGATCGACGGCggtgcagggccaggcctgcCGCTCCGCACGGTCCTCGTCATGGAGGCTCCTGCCGCCCTCTTCTTGCTCCTGCTGCTCAGGGCTTGGGTCCCTGCGCTGGGCGGCGGCTCTTCGGAAGCGCTGCCGATGGTCAACGAGGACGTGAAGCGCACCGTGGACCTGAGCAGCCACCTGGCCAAGGTGACGACCGAAGTGGTCTTGGCGCACGCGGCTGGCGGCTCCACGTCCCGCGCCGCTTCGTTCCTGCTGGCGCTGGAGCCCGAGCTTGAGACCCGCCTGGCGCACCTCGGCGTGCAGGTGAGTGCCGGCCGCTGGGCCCCCGAGGCCCTTCCCGAGGCTTCGGCCACGGCTGTCGGGATCCCCGGAAATGGGGTGCGTGGCCGCGTCTGGCGGCGCGGCGGGGGTCCCGGGGGTGGCGGCGCGCCTCGGGCCGTCGCCTGGGACACGTCAGCAGAGGACGGGAGCGCGGGCGGCACCTTCTCACGCGGGGGCCCTTCGGCGCGGGGCGGTGGGAGCCAGCGCGCAGAAACGCTCCCACCccgaggagcaggaaatgaattaAAGCGCACTCCCCGCTCCTTCGCTGCTTTCCAGGCATTCCCCGGTCCCCTACAGCTCCACAGGTCCGGTGACTTGAGTTGACTCCTCAGTACTTGGAAGCCGAGACCAACTCTTGAAGCTGCTAACACACACTTCATTATGTTACACTTAAAAGAACGttgagtttgctttttaaaaaatcacgaaTGCTCTTTTAGAAACCACAGAAAAGTAAAGTCTACTCCCCCTTCTCATTCATTAGGCCTCAGCAGGAAGTGTTGCTCAGGAGTTTGGCGTGTGGCCTTTCCAAGCATTTGGTGAACACTTTTACAACTCTTAAGGAATGGCTGATTTAGGGAatgtataaatgtatatgtatatatatgtatatatatattatataatgcaCATAGTGTGctttttattactattttcattaaACACCATTTATTAAGTGATTACCCAGTTGTCTGCTGAGAACAGAATAGTCATTGCAGTCTCATATTTCCTGTAAACACACTTTATTCTCTAACAGAATCTGTAACTATGAAATTGAGTTTACAGAGATAATGTTTCTGAAATGATTGCCATTCCCTTTCATGCCTTGTCCGTCATGAAATGCTCAGTGTTACCTAAAGATTTGTGGAAATCTTTGATGAAGCTTTCATGAACTAAAACTCCACTTAAATTTATTCTGCTACCTTTGAATGTTAAATTCCGTTGTAATTTAATGAGGTTGTAATAGTGTAGACCACAGCAGAAGCTAGCTCTTTTGCCACTATCTTACAAACTGCAAGCTGGGCTCCTACACTTAATTCTTACTGCGAATTTATGTCAATTATTGTGATTTGTTTGTGTACCTTGTCAATCTTTTAACCCTAATGGCAAACCCCTGAGGTGCAGTTTTAATTCTCTTTCTGTGAGGAGGCTGTTTTCTGGGAGGGTAAATTATGTAATACCTTCCTCCTGCCTGAAGTTTTACAGTGAGGAGTGTTCGATTCGTTTGTTTCAAACTTTGTGAGAGTTCTTTACTGCACCATGTtgctgcttctgacctagatgactCTGAAGTAGGATTGTACTGCCGGTGTGAGACCTACAGTCTTATCACCTGGTTTAGTCACAATcaattgtctgtgaattctgaaGTCAGAGAGAAAGGAGTTGATGGaaccatgtgctttatacatactCTGTCCAAATGTGAGAGGAGCCCCGTGGACCTGTGCTTTAGCACTCAGCGCCTAATCCAAAGGTCGGCAATGTAAACTCACCAGTCTGAAAAGTTCACTGGCGACCCTACAGGTACAGTGAGAGAGACACTCTGCCCTGTAGAATCACTGATTTGGAACCATCTCCTACAGCAGATTTAGTTTGGTATCCAAACGGGAGACATAAGTAGGTGATAAAAGTTAACAAAGAAGATTTGCTTTTTATAATAATTGACTGGTAAACCTTGGTGAGGTTGCTGAAATGTTTCTCACACATTATCCTCAGTGTATAATTTTAGGAGCTAGTAAAAGGAACCATTGTAATTATTGACTTAGACATTAGTGGTTTCTAACCTTTGTACAACTAAGGACCCAATTTATTTGTTCTCTCAtttgaatttcttttttgaattttctgatttttttccatTAATTGATTTTTATTAGAGATATATAGTGGAACATTGACTTTTTGATAAACATGAGAATACTTGAATATTGATGTGGTGAGATTCAGATCTAAGTAATGAAAGTTTTTTATTAGGCTATAAAAACTATGGTTATAGGATTGCTTTTAGGCATTTTGGAATATTAAAAATAACTTTCTCATTCTAGCTAAGGGTTCCCTCtcgagaattgctgctttagctcTGAAGGTAGTcctatttgtgtatgtgtgtgtgtggtggtggtggtggtggtcgtggaacATGGGTAAGGGGTATTGAATTGGAAAAGGAATTGCTGGTTTCTGTATAAGAATTTCCCCCATAGTTCCACAGTCTCATGATTTGAATGCATACTGTATCTCAGAAATACCTGGAAGCCTTTTCCAGTTAGCATCCTTTTCCTAGGACACCGCTGcagcacagtgaattatttaatctggctctcagtaattattagtctttgtaacttccaccaaaGGGCTAGGCAAATGTGAGGCGCTTGTGGCCTGCAAAGGGGATTGGATCCCTTGGCCCTTATGCTGGGACAGGAGACAGAACTGTGATATTGGAGACCTAgagacaacaacaagaaaaagggCAGCGGCAGAGGCATAGCAACAGCAGAACTAGGAGACCAATTGGAGACAATGTGTTGGGCTTCCTGACCTGACCCATGATACAAGAAAGCTTTGACCAGGAGGTTTGTCTGTGGAGTGAGGGTCTCCGAACATTTGTCAAGGGAGCAGTGTTAGCTGACCCATCAAGCTCGAGTTGAGCACTTCTGGGCTGAGGCTGACTGGCCGAGTGGGATGCCTTCGGGCACCTATCAGAGCTAAAAGAGCATGTGATACTTGTCAGCAGGCCAGAGACCAGGGTGAGAGGCTGTGGGCTAGAGAGAGGcctgtttgtgtgtatgtatggctgagaagaggttgtCTTGATTGAAAACCCACGTGAGCATTCTTGAAACTGAATTGTAACATCACTTCCCTAATTAGCTCCATAACTTGAGTATCCTCTAAGTTCTTTGTGGCTCTTCCAATAAGTTATTGAACCAGTAGAAAAGTACGGAATGCTATGGGAGGGATGTTTGGTGTCAAATTGGTAAAAAAGGTTGAAGGGTAGAGGCATGTTTGAATCTCCCAATCTATTAGGAATCAGCGTTGGGCTGGTAATTTTCTTCCCCCCTTTTGTGAAGTTTGAGGTGATTACATGCAATCCCTGTGTAATTTTACAACACTTGTGGCATCGTGGTTCTGTGCTGATCTGGTAGtgcaggatcagcagtttgagcccatcagCTCCTCTGTAGAAGAGAAATGAGGCTATTTTTTCTcgtaaagatttgtagtctcagaaacccaaagggggagttctactctgttttgtagggtttctatgagttgaaatccattcagtggcagtgagtttttttgcagTGGAAGATAATAAGGGAATATGCCAAGCAGTGGCTATTCGTGCCCTCTTTCTGCATGAACAATTTCTTAGCAGGATCAGGATAAGGCTGGTCCCTCTGAG belongs to Tenrec ecaudatus isolate mTenEca1 chromosome 5, mTenEca1.hap1, whole genome shotgun sequence and includes:
- the LOC142448335 gene encoding small ribosomal subunit protein eS4, X isoform-like, encoding MARGPKKHLKRVAAPKHWMLDKLTGVFAPRPSTGPHKLRECLPLIIFLRNRLKYALTGDEVKKICMQRFIKIDGKVRTDITYPAGFMDVIAIDKTGENFRLIYDTKGRFAVHRITPEEAKYKLCKVRKIFVGTKGIPHLVTHDARTIRYPDPLIKVNDTVQIDLETGKITDFIKFDTGNMCMVTGGANLGRIGVITNREKHPGSFDVVHVKDANGNSFATRLSNIFVIGKGNKPWISLPRGKGIRLTIAEERDKRLAAKQSSG